The following proteins are co-located in the Paenibacillus sp. JNUCC32 genome:
- a CDS encoding NAD-dependent epimerase/dehydratase family protein, protein MKMVVTGGAGFIGSHLVNGLVNQGYEVHVIDNLTTGEPGRLHSEAILHVADVNSQQTTAYISVLKPDVVFHLAAQADVQRSIQEPRLDADTNVMGTLNILDACRKAGVRKIVFASTAGVYGDLERSQLTEDDPVNPVSFYALSKVAGEQYIRLYHRFFGLQYTILRYGNVYGPGQTAKGEGGVVAVFGERLYQGAPLPIYGDGLQTRDFIYVKDVVDANLASILHGDQSVLHVSTGTDHSVNTIVDLISRLHPDRIDVDYLPAKIGDIRHSCLNNEKTRERLRWSPLFSLEKGMKETYRHWLGTLVSQSDPGK, encoded by the coding sequence ATGAAGATGGTTGTAACCGGCGGAGCGGGCTTCATCGGCTCCCACCTGGTGAACGGACTCGTTAATCAAGGCTATGAAGTCCATGTAATTGATAACCTGACAACCGGAGAACCAGGTCGCCTTCACAGTGAGGCGATTTTACATGTAGCTGACGTAAACAGTCAGCAGACAACGGCATACATCTCGGTGCTGAAGCCCGATGTCGTATTTCATTTAGCAGCACAGGCCGATGTGCAGCGATCGATCCAGGAACCTCGGCTTGATGCGGATACCAATGTCATGGGCACCCTAAACATACTGGACGCTTGCCGTAAGGCTGGCGTTCGTAAGATCGTGTTTGCTTCGACAGCCGGTGTGTATGGAGACCTCGAGAGATCTCAGCTAACGGAAGACGATCCGGTTAACCCGGTCTCCTTCTATGCGCTATCGAAAGTAGCAGGCGAACAATATATCCGTCTTTATCACCGCTTCTTCGGCCTGCAATACACCATTCTTCGTTATGGAAATGTCTACGGACCGGGTCAGACCGCAAAGGGAGAAGGCGGCGTCGTGGCGGTCTTCGGCGAACGCCTGTATCAAGGCGCGCCGCTCCCAATATACGGCGATGGTCTGCAGACCCGGGATTTCATTTATGTCAAAGATGTGGTTGACGCCAACCTTGCCTCCATCCTTCATGGTGATCAGAGTGTGCTTCATGTTAGCACCGGCACCGACCATTCCGTCAATACGATCGTCGATCTCATCAGCCGGCTGCACCCAGACCGCATCGATGTCGATTATCTGCCCGCGAAGATCGGCGATATTCGGCACAGCTGCCTGAATAATGAAAAGACCCGGGAGCGGCTGAGGTGGAGTCCGTTGTTCAGCTTGGAAAAAGGCATGAAAGAAACCTACCGTCACTGGCTTGGCACACTAGTTTCCCAAAGCGACCCTGGCAAATGA
- a CDS encoding LTA synthase family protein, protein MERYLEQRLKLCVLVFLTLLVKLILLRVFLFNGIAWGKVLTDALSLLALISFLELLLPVRGKKTVYVILNVVLSFIMFASAVYNVHFGSIPTYTALAGIGQVNQVRASITALLEPEHFLFFLDLLLLLVIWAVRKIRSRSQRGLHFGGARSGYSVTYSRRPGLMWRTSMTVVLIVAVVLSGLIIRKEWGIENEIVRAEQMGFMNYQVSAVVRNSQEKRALAEGSLQDTILRSQQLLATYPYVKEAKDKPDYFGAAKGKNLIIVQMESLQNFPVGQSLNGQELTPVMNELADGGLYFPHVFQQIGQGNTSDAEFAVNTSIYPTGTVAMSTGFGNKELPGLPRLLNKHGYATGTFHVNDVKFWDRSKMYPALDFQHYYDKPYFTNDNFNEFGPSDEELFRVGVDKLLENQQQNKPTYAHYITVSNHSPYHVKDEFAKITLPAELEGTHLGNYLKSVNYSDYALGTLVDRLKQNGLWDETVLVVYGDHFGINPAEADAEMISSTLGIPYHERVNRFNIPLIIHVPGMKEGKVVEQVGGQVDILPTVANLLGVSLDEEGFNAFGHDLLNVDRNVIGMRYYLPTGSFFNNDILFVPGDGFEDGTAVSLKTLEPVTDFEKYRSDYDYILQLMKMSDEYVKMLPKRAP, encoded by the coding sequence ATGGAACGCTACCTTGAACAAAGGTTGAAATTATGTGTACTCGTTTTTTTGACGCTCTTAGTCAAGCTGATCCTTCTAAGAGTGTTTCTGTTTAATGGGATTGCATGGGGGAAGGTGCTTACCGATGCACTGTCGCTCCTCGCCCTGATTAGCTTTCTGGAACTGCTGCTGCCGGTCAGAGGGAAAAAGACGGTCTATGTGATCCTAAATGTCGTCTTATCTTTCATCATGTTTGCATCGGCTGTTTATAACGTTCATTTTGGGTCCATACCGACGTATACCGCGCTTGCGGGTATCGGTCAAGTAAATCAGGTACGGGCCAGCATTACGGCTTTGCTGGAGCCGGAGCATTTTCTATTCTTCCTGGACCTGCTGCTCCTGCTGGTCATATGGGCGGTCCGGAAAATACGTTCACGCTCCCAAAGGGGCTTGCATTTCGGTGGAGCTCGTTCCGGATATTCCGTAACCTACTCACGCAGGCCTGGTCTGATGTGGCGTACTTCCATGACCGTTGTTCTTATCGTAGCGGTTGTTCTGTCCGGACTGATCATTCGCAAAGAATGGGGAATCGAGAATGAAATCGTGCGGGCGGAGCAAATGGGGTTCATGAACTACCAGGTGTCTGCTGTCGTGCGTAACTCGCAGGAGAAACGTGCGCTGGCCGAGGGAAGTCTGCAGGACACCATCCTGCGGTCCCAGCAGCTGCTCGCGACGTATCCTTACGTCAAGGAAGCAAAGGATAAGCCGGACTATTTCGGCGCTGCAAAAGGCAAAAATCTGATCATCGTCCAGATGGAGTCCTTGCAGAACTTTCCGGTGGGTCAATCCCTGAACGGCCAGGAACTGACACCGGTGATGAACGAGCTTGCGGATGGCGGCCTGTATTTCCCCCACGTCTTCCAACAGATCGGCCAAGGCAATACATCGGATGCCGAATTTGCGGTGAATACCTCGATCTATCCGACAGGAACGGTTGCCATGTCCACCGGTTTCGGAAATAAAGAGCTGCCGGGCCTTCCGCGTCTCTTGAACAAGCATGGCTATGCGACCGGCACATTCCACGTGAATGACGTGAAGTTCTGGGATCGCAGCAAGATGTACCCGGCGCTTGATTTTCAGCATTATTACGACAAGCCGTATTTTACGAATGATAACTTCAATGAATTCGGTCCTTCCGATGAAGAGTTGTTCCGAGTCGGCGTAGACAAGCTGCTGGAGAACCAACAGCAGAATAAACCTACCTATGCCCACTACATCACGGTCTCCAATCATTCTCCATACCATGTAAAGGATGAATTCGCGAAGATCACCTTGCCTGCCGAGCTGGAAGGGACCCATTTGGGAAACTATCTGAAGTCGGTGAACTATTCCGATTATGCGCTGGGAACGCTGGTAGACCGCCTGAAGCAGAACGGGCTGTGGGATGAAACGGTACTGGTCGTATATGGAGACCATTTCGGCATCAATCCGGCAGAAGCGGATGCGGAGATGATCTCGTCAACGCTGGGCATTCCTTACCATGAGCGCGTCAATCGATTTAACATTCCGCTCATCATTCATGTTCCCGGCATGAAGGAAGGGAAGGTGGTTGAGCAGGTAGGGGGACAGGTGGATATTCTGCCTACCGTCGCAAACCTTCTGGGCGTCTCGCTTGATGAGGAGGGGTTTAACGCGTTTGGGCATGACCTGCTGAACGTGGACCGCAACGTTATAGGAATGAGGTATTATTTGCCGACGGGATCATTCTTTAACAACGACATTCTGTTCGTGCCGGGAGACGGGTTTGAGGACGGTACCGCAGTATCCTTGAAGACGCTTGAGCCCGTAACGGATTTCGAAAAATACCGCAGCGATTACGACTATATATTGCAGCTGATGAAAATGTCCGATGAGTACGTGAAAATGCTGCCCAAGCGGGCACCGTAA
- the bioB gene encoding biotin synthase BioB, translated as MTTQTHYDWLTLADRVVKGHEVTPAEALAVLNSEDGELLNIMQAAYHIRREYYGNKVKLNMIVNAKSGLCPEDCGYCSQSIVSEAPIEKYAWLTKDKILEGARESIRRKAGTYCIVASGRRPSNREIDHVAEAVKEITRTTDLKVCCCLGFLNEEHARKLADAGVHRYNHNLNTSKDNYGHITTTHTYDDRLDTVKQASSSGMSPCSGAIFGMGESIEERVEIAFALKSLGADSIPCNFLNAIEGTPLEGRRELTPIMCLKILAMMRFVNPTKEIRIAGGREVNLRSLQPLGLYAANSIFIGDYLTTEGQAHTADWGLIENLGFEIEENALS; from the coding sequence ATGACAACACAAACCCATTACGATTGGTTGACGCTGGCGGATCGGGTCGTGAAAGGACATGAAGTGACCCCGGCCGAAGCCTTGGCGGTTCTGAACAGCGAGGACGGGGAGCTTCTGAACATTATGCAGGCCGCCTATCACATCCGTCGCGAGTATTATGGAAACAAGGTTAAGCTGAACATGATCGTGAACGCGAAATCCGGCCTCTGTCCTGAGGATTGCGGATATTGCTCCCAGTCCATCGTGTCGGAAGCACCCATCGAAAAATACGCATGGCTGACCAAGGACAAAATTCTGGAAGGCGCGCGCGAGTCGATTCGCCGAAAAGCGGGAACTTATTGCATCGTGGCATCCGGACGCCGCCCTTCCAATCGGGAGATTGATCATGTAGCCGAAGCGGTGAAGGAGATTACCCGGACGACCGATCTGAAGGTGTGCTGTTGCCTGGGCTTCTTGAACGAGGAACATGCGCGCAAGCTCGCCGATGCCGGGGTCCATCGATACAACCATAATCTGAATACTTCCAAAGATAATTACGGGCATATTACGACTACGCATACATACGATGACCGGCTGGACACGGTGAAGCAGGCAAGCTCTTCCGGAATGTCCCCTTGCTCCGGAGCGATTTTCGGAATGGGGGAGAGCATAGAAGAACGGGTGGAGATTGCGTTTGCTCTGAAATCGCTTGGAGCGGATTCGATTCCATGCAATTTTCTGAATGCGATCGAGGGAACCCCTCTGGAAGGACGCAGGGAATTGACACCGATTATGTGTTTGAAGATTCTTGCCATGATGCGGTTTGTTAACCCGACGAAGGAGATACGGATTGCAGGGGGCCGGGAAGTGAACCTGCGATCCCTTCAACCCCTTGGCCTGTACGCGGCGAACTCCATATTCATCGGCGATTATTTAACGACAGAAGGCCAGGCCCATACGGCCGACTGGGGATTGATTGAAAACCTTGGGTTTGAAATTGAAGAAAACGCGCTGTCATGA
- a CDS encoding zinc-dependent alcohol dehydrogenase has product MKAVTYQGRHRIKVKEMKDAVLRHSDDILIRVTTTAICGSDLHLYNGELKHLNDDYIIGHEPMGVVVDAGPEVSKVNVGDRVIIPFIVSCGKCNFCQNQMESQCDYANEAKDTGGFFGYSDAYGGFQGAQAELLRVPYGNFMPFVIPEDAEMEDEKLLMLSDALPTAMWSVENGGVKPGDVVIVLGCGPIGLLTQKFAWLKGAKRVIAIDHVDYRLAHASRTNHVETYNFEKIPEIVNYILEITKGGADVVIDCVGLDAKRTGIEMLGSMLKLQGGSLGAFRMAVRMVRKYGTIQLTGVYGLIYNAFPLGELFERNITLKMGLAPVIHYMPRLYQMLKEGTVDPSDIITHRFPMEKAALGYDIFNERKDGCIKVILKP; this is encoded by the coding sequence GTGAAAGCAGTCACTTATCAAGGCAGACATCGGATCAAAGTGAAGGAAATGAAAGACGCCGTTCTTCGGCACAGCGACGATATCTTGATTCGAGTCACCACCACGGCCATCTGCGGATCTGACTTGCATTTATATAACGGCGAGCTGAAGCATCTTAACGATGATTACATTATCGGCCATGAGCCGATGGGGGTCGTCGTGGATGCAGGGCCGGAAGTAAGCAAGGTCAACGTGGGGGATCGGGTGATCATTCCTTTTATCGTGTCTTGCGGCAAATGCAACTTCTGCCAGAATCAAATGGAAAGCCAATGCGATTATGCTAACGAAGCCAAGGATACCGGCGGTTTTTTTGGATACAGCGACGCGTACGGCGGCTTTCAAGGCGCGCAGGCGGAACTGCTGCGGGTACCTTACGGTAATTTCATGCCCTTTGTCATCCCGGAGGATGCCGAAATGGAGGATGAGAAGCTGCTCATGCTGTCCGATGCGCTGCCAACCGCCATGTGGAGCGTGGAGAACGGAGGAGTTAAGCCCGGCGATGTCGTCATTGTCCTCGGATGCGGCCCGATAGGATTGTTAACGCAGAAGTTTGCATGGCTGAAAGGAGCGAAGCGGGTCATCGCCATCGACCATGTGGACTACAGGCTGGCGCATGCCAGCCGCACCAATCATGTGGAAACCTACAACTTCGAGAAGATACCCGAGATCGTGAACTATATCCTTGAGATAACCAAGGGCGGCGCCGACGTGGTCATCGATTGCGTGGGCCTGGATGCCAAACGGACTGGCATCGAGATGCTGGGCAGCATGCTGAAGCTTCAGGGAGGCTCCTTGGGGGCTTTTCGCATGGCTGTGAGAATGGTGCGCAAATACGGGACCATCCAGCTCACGGGCGTATATGGGCTTATCTACAATGCATTTCCGCTAGGCGAGCTGTTTGAACGCAATATTACGTTAAAAATGGGTCTTGCCCCGGTCATTCATTACATGCCCCGCCTGTATCAAATGTTGAAAGAGGGGACGGTGGATCCTTCGGATATCATTACCCACCGGTTTCCGATGGAGAAGGCTGCCCTTGGCTATGATATTTTCAATGAGAGGAAGGATGGCTGTATCAAAGTCATCCTGAAGCCTTAG
- a CDS encoding antibiotic biosynthesis monooxygenase, whose product MLIETKTIIVKAGTSNLVVERFSKPGPIEEIEGFIDLNVLVKNAKRTDETEEVIVMIRWESKEAWKRWETSPAHIQGHRDNRGKPQPEHVISSSHGMYEVMASKGPRPVQQA is encoded by the coding sequence ATGTTGATCGAGACTAAAACGATTATTGTTAAAGCAGGCACCTCCAACCTGGTCGTGGAACGTTTCAGCAAGCCGGGACCCATTGAAGAAATTGAAGGATTTATCGATCTGAACGTTCTTGTGAAGAATGCGAAACGTACCGACGAAACGGAAGAAGTTATCGTGATGATCCGCTGGGAGTCGAAAGAAGCGTGGAAACGCTGGGAAACCAGTCCCGCGCACATCCAAGGACACCGCGACAACCGCGGAAAGCCGCAGCCTGAGCATGTCATCAGCTCCAGCCACGGCATGTACGAGGTCATGGCATCCAAAGGGCCGAGACCGGTTCAACAGGCATAA
- a CDS encoding DMT family transporter encodes MNSNRAPIPVFIPLFIGIIAISFSSIFVKWSGSPVSIQAMYRLVITFLIMLPFAGKYMPVIRSLKRSEVLLLILSGAMLALHFLLWMGSLKWTSVASSTIILALQPVFVMIGAYIWFKEKTSLAAIGGMAIAFLGVFLLIGSSGFSGSKGHLTGDIMSLLGTAAVAVHMLLGQLLLRRLPSFLYSWLVFAVAAAVLAVYNVGMQIPLTGYSAREWGIFALLAVVPTVFGHLLFNWLMKYATASTVSMSVLGEPVGASLLAFLLLNESMNSLQAAGGALVLLGLVLFLKVGRTKKQPVDVQPEALG; translated from the coding sequence ATGAATTCGAACCGAGCACCGATTCCCGTTTTTATCCCGTTATTTATAGGGATTATAGCCATATCCTTTTCATCGATTTTCGTAAAATGGTCCGGCAGTCCCGTTTCCATTCAGGCCATGTACCGATTGGTGATCACGTTTCTGATCATGCTGCCGTTCGCGGGAAAGTACATGCCCGTTATCCGATCGCTGAAGCGCTCCGAAGTGCTTCTGCTGATTCTGTCCGGTGCGATGCTGGCCCTGCACTTTTTGTTGTGGATGGGCTCCCTGAAGTGGACTAGCGTAGCCAGTTCTACGATCATCCTGGCCCTTCAGCCGGTATTCGTCATGATCGGCGCCTACATCTGGTTTAAGGAGAAAACGTCGCTGGCGGCCATAGGAGGTATGGCCATCGCCTTTCTCGGCGTGTTCCTTCTCATTGGCAGCAGCGGCTTCAGCGGGAGCAAGGGACATCTGACCGGCGATATCATGTCTTTGCTGGGGACGGCCGCGGTGGCCGTCCATATGCTGCTCGGACAACTGTTGCTCAGAAGGCTGCCGTCATTCCTGTACAGCTGGCTGGTTTTTGCGGTAGCTGCTGCCGTATTGGCGGTATATAACGTGGGCATGCAGATTCCGCTGACCGGGTATTCCGCTCGCGAGTGGGGGATATTCGCCTTGTTGGCCGTCGTGCCCACGGTATTCGGTCATCTGTTATTCAATTGGCTGATGAAGTATGCGACTGCCTCCACCGTGTCGATGAGCGTTCTCGGAGAGCCGGTTGGAGCGAGTCTGCTGGCTTTTCTCCTGCTGAATGAGTCGATGAATTCGCTGCAAGCCGCAGGCGGAGCGCTGGTGCTGTTAGGGCTGGTATTGTTCTTGAAGGTCGGCAGAACCAAAAAGCAGCCGGTGGACGTCCAGCCTGAAGCGCTGGGCTGA
- a CDS encoding DHH family phosphoesterase, translated as MYHLYSHNDLDGVGCGIIAKCAFGEGIDVRYNSIHGLNQQVERYLNRTSVQENPYDMLFITDLSVSPDIEKELNVFVEEGGQVQLIDHHKTALHLNEHSWGQVDVTHRDGRLASATSLFYEYLIEHGHLGRTEALDEFVELVRLYDTWEWDESGKIEAKRLNDLFYMLSLDEFESKMSERLRESHEGFFFDEFEQKILDMEENKIERYIRRKQRELIQTFVEEHCVGIVYAESYHSELASELGTSYPHLDYIAILNMGGRKMSLRTIHDHVDVSEVAMRYGGGGHAKAAGCTITEDVYQLFAADSFELEPIRFDASRNQFNIKGSESGVLYESWGEDLLFVYANAGEWVIEWNGEPLPFRFRSFEEAERHMKRQYGVWLSRDDVFVKMLKEQWIRNRTQERPGLPPDMDEEKLMEDL; from the coding sequence ATGTATCATCTGTACAGCCATAACGATTTAGATGGCGTCGGCTGCGGCATCATCGCCAAATGCGCCTTCGGTGAAGGAATCGATGTCCGTTACAACTCCATTCACGGATTAAATCAACAAGTCGAAAGGTATTTGAACCGGACCTCCGTTCAGGAGAATCCATACGATATGCTGTTCATTACGGATTTGTCGGTCTCTCCTGACATCGAGAAGGAATTGAACGTGTTTGTCGAAGAGGGGGGACAGGTGCAGCTTATCGATCACCATAAAACCGCCCTCCACCTCAATGAACACAGCTGGGGACAAGTGGATGTAACGCATCGGGACGGCCGCTTGGCATCGGCAACCTCGCTGTTCTATGAATATTTAATCGAGCATGGACATCTCGGCAGAACCGAAGCGCTGGACGAATTCGTTGAGCTGGTGCGTCTCTATGATACATGGGAATGGGATGAGAGCGGCAAGATCGAGGCTAAGCGCTTGAATGACTTGTTCTACATGTTGTCCCTGGACGAATTCGAGAGCAAGATGTCTGAGCGCCTCCGGGAATCGCACGAGGGCTTCTTCTTTGATGAATTTGAACAGAAAATCCTGGACATGGAAGAGAATAAAATCGAGCGTTACATTCGCCGCAAGCAGCGGGAACTCATTCAAACCTTCGTCGAGGAGCATTGCGTCGGCATCGTTTACGCCGAATCCTATCATTCCGAGCTTGCCAGCGAGCTGGGCACGAGCTATCCCCATCTTGACTACATCGCGATACTGAATATGGGCGGAAGAAAAATGAGCCTTCGAACCATTCATGATCATGTGGACGTGTCCGAAGTGGCGATGCGGTATGGCGGTGGCGGCCATGCCAAGGCTGCGGGGTGCACCATAACAGAGGATGTGTATCAATTGTTTGCGGCGGACTCGTTTGAGCTGGAACCGATCCGGTTCGATGCTTCGCGCAATCAGTTCAATATCAAAGGAAGCGAGTCCGGCGTGCTGTACGAAAGCTGGGGCGAGGATTTGCTGTTTGTTTACGCCAATGCCGGGGAATGGGTGATCGAGTGGAACGGAGAACCTCTCCCATTCCGGTTCAGGTCGTTCGAGGAAGCAGAGCGGCATATGAAGCGCCAGTACGGGGTCTGGTTGTCCCGGGATGACGTATTTGTGAAGATGCTGAAGGAACAATGGATCCGAAACCGTACCCAAGAGCGTCCAGGCTTGCCACCGGATATGGATGAGGAGAAATTAATGGAAGATCTGTAG
- a CDS encoding AzlD domain-containing protein has product MEIRWHIAILIIGCAVVTLIPRVLPLMILSKLRIPELMIRWLDHVPIAVMAALLAQELLVSDGRVDPGGHTLELIAAVPAFLTAFLTKSLFATVIVGILTLVGLRLLI; this is encoded by the coding sequence ATGGAAATAAGATGGCATATCGCCATACTGATTATCGGATGCGCTGTCGTCACCCTGATTCCAAGGGTTCTGCCGCTCATGATTCTGAGCAAGCTCCGCATTCCGGAATTGATGATCCGTTGGCTGGATCATGTGCCGATCGCGGTCATGGCGGCGCTATTAGCGCAGGAGCTGCTCGTTAGTGACGGACGCGTGGATCCGGGGGGCCATACACTGGAACTGATAGCGGCTGTCCCTGCTTTTCTGACCGCATTTCTTACGAAAAGCCTGTTTGCCACCGTCATTGTCGGGATCCTAACCTTGGTGGGGCTCCGCTTGCTGATCTGA
- a CDS encoding AzlC family ABC transporter permease — translation MSTKSERLPADIEGNQANSYLQGFKDCIPTLLGYLSIGFAAGVVERTAGFSLLEIALLSLLLYAGSGQFIAAGMVAAASPVLSIIVTIFFVNARHLLLSAAIAPYFKGLSSGKSFFIGSLLTDETFGVAAAKAAEQKRLGYRWMVGLNITAYLFWCAANVAGGLVGAWIPEPEKFGLDFALPGMFIGLLALQWISRKKYKLDFMVIMVAAVSVIAISTIMPGSAAVIAAIMVAATAGMVIERWK, via the coding sequence ATGAGCACCAAGTCAGAACGGCTTCCCGCCGATATCGAGGGAAACCAGGCCAATTCCTATCTTCAAGGATTCAAGGATTGCATACCAACACTGCTGGGATACCTGAGCATCGGTTTTGCGGCAGGCGTCGTCGAGCGTACCGCAGGTTTCAGCCTGCTCGAGATCGCGCTCCTTTCGCTGCTGCTCTATGCGGGCTCCGGACAGTTCATAGCCGCGGGGATGGTAGCCGCCGCAAGCCCGGTCTTATCCATTATTGTCACGATATTTTTCGTAAATGCCAGGCATCTGCTGTTAAGCGCGGCGATTGCACCGTATTTTAAAGGGTTGTCCTCGGGAAAAAGCTTCTTCATCGGTTCCCTGCTAACCGACGAAACGTTTGGTGTGGCGGCAGCCAAGGCGGCCGAGCAGAAGAGGCTGGGTTATCGGTGGATGGTGGGACTGAATATTACGGCGTATCTGTTCTGGTGTGCAGCGAACGTTGCGGGAGGTCTTGTCGGAGCGTGGATACCGGAGCCGGAGAAGTTTGGCCTTGATTTTGCATTGCCTGGCATGTTTATCGGATTGCTGGCCCTGCAATGGATCAGCCGAAAGAAGTATAAACTGGACTTCATGGTGATTATGGTCGCCGCCGTTTCGGTAATCGCGATCAGTACGATCATGCCGGGAAGCGCAGCGGTCATCGCTGCGATTATGGTTGCGGCTACAGCAGGGATGGTGATCGAACGATGGAAATAA
- a CDS encoding rhodanese-like domain-containing protein encodes MLIASAALIIFISGLYYRRYVPITGLRFMKCSDLRLAQKECPNLKVLDVRDVSEFMECPRKETINISLGRLPYVWEKELKPDDSVVIVTPKRSDGILAARKLKKAGFTSLFYLQEDCTACNSVQRASMN; translated from the coding sequence GTGCTGATTGCATCTGCCGCACTGATAATCTTTATATCCGGTCTCTACTACCGGAGGTATGTACCTATAACAGGTTTGCGCTTCATGAAGTGCAGTGATCTTCGTCTGGCACAGAAGGAATGCCCGAATCTGAAAGTGCTTGATGTACGCGATGTGTCCGAATTCATGGAATGTCCGAGGAAAGAGACCATAAACATCTCGCTTGGAAGGTTGCCGTATGTGTGGGAGAAGGAGCTCAAGCCCGATGATTCCGTAGTTATCGTAACGCCCAAGCGCTCGGATGGAATCCTGGCTGCGCGCAAGCTGAAGAAGGCCGGCTTTACTTCGCTTTTTTATTTGCAGGAAGATTGCACGGCGTGCAATTCCGTGCAGCGCGCATCGATGAATTGA
- a CDS encoding TrkH family potassium uptake protein: MKKKDLRNQMTPPKFLAIGFASITLIGTFLLKLPIATADGTSTPLVDALFTAVSAISVTGLTVVDTGTHWSMFGQIVMLMLVQLGGLGFMTSATWIALMFNRRISLRERMILQEAMGQYQIQGIVDLIRRVLVYTLIIEGAGALLLTLRFSAIMPLSDAAYFGIFQSISIFNNAGFDLFGQIHGPFSGFATYVADPFVNIIVMFLIFLGGIGFIVIFDLIEYPKCKKLSLHSKVVLTVTSLLIVIGAVMIFILEHSNPKTLGPLSYPVKIMASIFQSITPRSGGVSTLDIASLEQSSQFFMILLMFIGAAPGSTGGGIKVTTFAVLIGAVVTMIQGKRDVVLYRNRISQALVYRSITLTILSLLLLVGASMFLSVTESGEFLRILFEAVSAFGTAGLSMGLTTELSGVGKVTIAMLMFLGRLGPLTLAYALSRKNNKELYRHPEGRITIG; encoded by the coding sequence ATGAAAAAGAAAGACCTACGCAATCAAATGACGCCTCCTAAATTTCTGGCGATCGGTTTCGCATCGATCACACTGATCGGAACTTTTCTGCTTAAGCTCCCTATCGCTACCGCCGACGGGACTTCGACTCCGCTGGTAGATGCTCTCTTCACGGCAGTGTCAGCCATCAGCGTGACGGGGTTAACCGTCGTGGATACGGGCACCCACTGGTCGATGTTTGGACAAATTGTCATGCTTATGCTGGTTCAGCTTGGCGGCTTGGGGTTTATGACCTCGGCTACCTGGATTGCATTGATGTTCAACCGCAGAATCTCGCTCCGGGAGCGGATGATCCTTCAGGAAGCGATGGGACAATACCAAATACAAGGCATCGTGGATCTCATCCGAAGAGTGCTGGTCTACACGCTGATCATAGAAGGCGCGGGCGCCTTGCTGCTGACGCTCAGGTTCTCTGCCATCATGCCGCTTTCCGATGCGGCATACTTCGGCATATTCCAGAGCATCTCCATCTTCAACAATGCAGGCTTTGATCTCTTTGGCCAAATTCACGGCCCCTTCTCAGGGTTTGCCACCTATGTAGCGGATCCTTTTGTCAATATCATCGTGATGTTCCTGATTTTCCTTGGAGGCATCGGCTTCATCGTTATCTTTGATCTCATCGAGTATCCGAAATGCAAAAAGCTTTCGCTTCATTCCAAGGTTGTCTTGACGGTGACGTCCCTGTTAATCGTGATCGGGGCCGTCATGATCTTTATCCTGGAGCACAGCAATCCCAAAACCTTGGGGCCTCTTTCGTATCCGGTAAAGATCATGGCTTCCATATTCCAATCGATCACTCCCCGTTCGGGAGGCGTCAGCACCCTGGACATTGCGAGTCTGGAGCAATCGTCCCAGTTCTTCATGATTCTCCTGATGTTCATCGGGGCAGCCCCCGGATCGACCGGAGGCGGCATCAAGGTGACTACCTTTGCCGTGCTGATCGGTGCCGTGGTCACGATGATTCAGGGAAAACGCGATGTGGTGCTCTATCGCAACCGCATCTCCCAAGCCCTGGTTTACCGCTCCATCACGCTGACGATTCTATCGCTGCTGCTATTGGTAGGCGCCTCGATGTTCCTGTCCGTTACGGAATCAGGCGAATTCTTAAGGATTCTGTTCGAAGCCGTATCCGCCTTCGGCACGGCCGGGTTATCCATGGGTCTGACCACCGAGCTCTCCGGGGTTGGCAAGGTTACCATTGCCATGCTCATGTTCCTCGGCCGGCTGGGGCCGCTAACGCTTGCCTACGCGCTTAGCCGCAAGAATAACAAGGAGCTGTACCGCCATCCCGAAGGACGAATCACAATAGGATAA